From Salinicola endophyticus:
GGCCGACCTCGAGGCCTGCCTTGCCCCGGCGTGGCCGCGGCAGGCGCATCCGCTGCGCGACCTGCACGACCACGTCATCGGGTAAGCGTAGTCCGCGCCACCAACGCCACCAGGAGAGCCGATCGTCATGTCCGCCACCGCCGAGTTCTTCGCCGCCCGCGATTTCCTGCTCGCCCAGCGCGAGGACTACACCCGTGCCTACCAGGATTTCCGCTGGCCACGCCTGACCCACTTCAACTGGGCCCTGGATGTCTTCGACGTTCAAGCCGCGGGCAATACCCGCACCGCGCTGTGGCTGGTGGACGAAGACGGCGGTGAGCTCAAGCGCTCGTTCGACGACATGCGCCGGCGCTCCAACCAGCTCGCCAACCATCTGCGCGCCCAGGGGGTGAAGCGCGGCGACGCCCTGCTGCTGATGCTGGATAACGTGGTCGAGCTGTGGGAGACCCTGCTCGCGGCGATCAAGCTCGGCGCGGTGATCGTGCCGGCGACCACGCTGCTGGCGGCGCAGGACCTGCCCGACCGCCTGCAGCGCGGCAATATCCGCCATCTGGTGGTAGGTCAGGCGCACACGGCCAAGTTCGACGGGCTCGACCCCGGCCTGACACGAATCGCCGTGGGCGACACGGTGCCCGGCTGGCAGGCCTACGACGACGCCTTCGACGCCGATGACAGCTTCACCCCGGACGCCCCGACCCGGGCCGACGAGCCGCTGCTGCTCTACTTCACCTCCGGCACCACCTCGCGGCCCAAGCTGGTGGTACACACCCATCAGAGCTATCCGCTGGGGTCGCTCTCGACCCTCTACTGGATCGGCCTGCGCCCGGACGACATCCACTACAACATCAGCTCGCCGGGCTGGGCCAAGCACGCCTGGTCCAACGTCTTCGCGCCCTGGAACGCCGGCTGCACCATCTTCGTCTATCGCGCCGCGCGCTTCTCCGCCGCGGCGACCCTGGACGCCATCGCGCGCTACGGGGTCACCACCCTGTGCGCCCCGCCGACGGTGTGGCGGCATCTGATCCAGGAGGATCTGGCCAGCTACCGAACCCAGCTGCGCGCGCTGGTCGGCGCCGGCGAACCGCTCAACCCCGAAGTGATCGAGCGAGTGCGCCGGGCCTGGAAGCTGGAGATTCGCGACGGCTACGGCCAGACCGAGACCACCGCCCAGATCGGCAACCCGCCGGGGCAGCCGATGCGCGCCGGTTCGATGGGGCGGCCGCTGCCGGGGTATCGCATCGCGCTGCTCGACGCCGATGGCCAGGAGCGCGACGAGGGCGAGATCGCGATCCGCCTCGACGAGCGCCCGGTGGGCCTGATGCAGGAGTACCGCGACGACGCCGCGCGCATGCGCCAGGTGCTCGACGAGGGCTACTACCGCACCGGCGATGTCGCCCGCCGCGACGCCGACGGCTACTACTGGTACATCGGCCGCGCCGACGACGTGTTCAAGAGCTCCGACTACCGCATCAGCCCGTTCGAGCTGGAGTCGCTGCTGATCGAGCATGAAGCAGTCGCCGAGGCCGCCGTGGTGCCCGCCCCCGACGAGCTGCGTCTCAACGTGCCCAAGGCGTATCTGACCCTGCGCCAGGGCTTCGAACCCGACCGCGATACCGCGCTCTCGATCCTGCGCTTCGCCGCCGCGCGGCTGGCCCCCTACCAGCGTATCCGCCGGCTCGAATTCTTCGAACTGCCCAAGACCATCTCCGGCAAGATTCGCCGGGTCGAGCTGCGCGCCCATGCAGCGACGGCCGCCGCCGACCCGAATGGCACCCACGACGAGTACCGCGAGAGCGACTTTCCCGAACTGCGCCAGCCGCCCGGCACCCCCTGACCCTGCACCGCGGCGCGTCCACCGCCACGCTAGGGTTTGAAAACGCTAAGGTTTGAAAACACTAGGGTTTGAAAAAAAGTCAGCGCGCGCAGGTCGTTTTTTACACAGCCCAAGGAGCTTTACGCATGCAACTGGCCGACCACACCTTCATCGTCACCGGCGGCGGCTCCGGCCTGGGCGCCGCCACCGCCCAGCGGCTGGTGGCGGCCGGCGCCCGCGTGACCCTGGCCGACCATGACGAGGCAGCGGCGCAGGCCCACGCCGAGTCGCTGGGGGCGAACGCCCTGGCGGTGACCGCCGATGTCACCCAGGCGGCGGATGCCGAGCGGGTGATCGCCGCCACCCGCGACCACTTCGGTGCTCTCCACGGGCTGATCAACTGCGCCGGGGTGGCGCCGGCAGAGAAGATACACGGCAAGCGCGGCGTGCACGATCTCGAACGCTTCCGCCGGGTGGTCGACATCAATCTGATCGGCACCTTCAACATGCTGCGCCTGGCGGTGGCGGCGATGCAGGAGAACCCGGCGACGGAGGACGACGGCGAGCGCGGGGTGGTGATCAACACCGCCTCGGTGGCGGCCTACGAAGGCCAGATCGGCCAGGCCGCCTACGCCGCCTCCAAGGCCGGCGTGGTCGGGCTGACCCTGCCCGCCGCCCGCGAGCTGGCCAGCTCGGGCATCCGGGTGATGGCGATCGCCCCCGGCATCTTCGACACCGCCATGATGCAGGGCATGCCGGAGGAGGTGCGCGAGAGCCTCAACGCCAAGGTGCCGTTCCCGCCGCGCATGGGCCACGCCGAGGAGTACGCCGCGCTCGCCTGCCAGATCCTCGAAAACCGCTATCTCAATGGCGAGGTGATTCGTCTGGATGGCGGCATTCGCATGAGTGCGCGGTGAAAAACGACTGAGAGGGTGTTTACAAATTCGACGAGCGAAGACAAGACAAGGCGAAATCGGCCGAAAAAGCGGAGTTTACAAGGGGTAAATGAGTATTTTACTCGCTCCGCTCGCCCTTCGGGCCGTCCTTCGGACGTTCTGAACTTAGTTCAGTGAGGTCGATTTCAACGCCGTATTGTCGAGCGCAGGCATTTTGTAAGCACCCTCTGAGCATCGATCCCTCACCTGTATGGGAGAGCAGCCTATGAACACCCCGGACCCGATCGTCATCGTCGGCGCCAAGCGCACGCCGATGGGCGCTTTCCAGGGCGCCCTGGGCGGGCTTAACTGCCCGCAGCTGGGCGCGGCGGCGATTCGCGGCGCCCTCGAACAGGCCCGGCTGGGCCCCGACAGCCTCGACGAGCTGATCATGGGCTGCGTGCTCCCCGCCGGGCAGGGCCAGGCGCCGGCGCGCCAGGCGGCACTCGGCGCGGGCCTGGCCGAGTCGACGCCCTGCACCACCGTCAACAAGATGTGCGGCTCCGGCATGAAGGCGGTGATGCAGGCGTTCGACACGCTGTCGCTGGGTCACGCCGCCCACGCCATCGCCGGCGGCATGGAGAGCATGAGCAACGCCCCCTACCTGCTGCCCAAGGCGCGCGCCGGGCTGCGCATGGGGCATGCCCAGGTGCTCGATCACATGTTCCTCGACGGGCTCGAGGACGCCTACGAGCCGGGGCGGCTGATGGGCACCTATGCCGAGGATTGCGCCCAGGCCTTCGGCTTCGGCCGCGAGGCCCAGGACGCCTACGCCATCGCCTCGCTGACCCGCGCGCGCCAGGCGATCGAGAGCGGTGTCTTTCGGGATGAGATCGTCGCCCTCGACGCCCCCACCGGCCGCGACACCCGCCGGGTCGACCAGGACGAACAGCCGCACAAGGCCAATCTCGAACGTATCCCCCAGCTCAAGCCCGCCTTTCGCGAGGGCGGCAGCGTCACCGCGGCCAACGCCAGCTCGATCTCGGATGGTGCCGCGGCGCTGGTGCTGATGCGCCAGCGCGAGGCCGAGCGCCAGGGGCTGACCCCGCTGGCGCGCCTGCACGGCCACGCCAGCCACGCCATGCGCCCGGGCGATTTCCCGGTGGCGCCGATCCACGCGGTGCGCAAGCTGTACGAGCGGCTCGGCTGGTCGCGGGAGAGCGTCGAGCTCTACGAGATCAACGAAGCCTTCGCGGTGGTGGCGATGGCGGCCATGCGTGAGCTCGATCTCGACCACGAACGGATCAATGTGCACGGCGGCGCCTGCGCCCTGGGCCACCCGATCGGCGCCTCCGGCGCGCGCATTGTGGTCACGCTGCTCAACGCGCTCGCCCATCACGACCTGACCCGGGGCGTGGCGGCGATCTGCATCGGCGGCGGCGAGGCCACGGCGGTAGGTATCGAACGGCTGCGCTAGGCGCGGCCTGAAAAGCGCGGCCGTTCAGGACAACGACAAGAAGAGAGGAAGAGAGATGCACAGCCACGACCCGGGCGCCTCGGCGCATGCTCAAGCCCCAGCGCCCAGCTACGTCAGCGGCACCAGCGAGCAGCCGCTGCTGGGCCTGACCATCGGCGACTGTCTCGACGCCGCCGCCAGCGACTGCCCCGACCGCGAGGCGCTGGTGAGCTGCCATCAGAATCTGCGCTACACCTACGCAGAGCTGCGCGACGAGGCGGACCGCATCGCCCGCGCCCTGCTGGCGCTGGGGGTCGAGCGCGGCGACCGGGTGGGTATCTGGTCACTCAACTGTGCGGAGTGGGCGCTCACCCAGCTGGCAAGCGCCAAGCTCGGCGCGATCCTGGTCAACCTCAACCCGGCCTATCGGGCGCGCGAGCTGGAGCACGCGCTGCTGCAGTCAGGGCTCTCGGTACTGGTGCTGCAGGGCGCCCATCGGGCCGGCGGCGAGATCCGCTCCCACTACGTCGACATCCTCTGCCAGCTCGCCCCGGAGCTGCGCGACGCCCCCGCTCCTAACGAAGAGCAGCGCCGACTCGACTGCGCCAGCCTGCCCCAACTCAAGCAGGTGGTGTGTCTCGACCCCGAGCTCGCCACCCCGGGCATGTGGCGCTGGGACGAGCTGCACGCCCTCGCCGAGGCGGTGCCCGCCGAGCGGCTGGCAGCGCTGCAGGGCGAGCTGCAGTTCGACGACCCGATCAACATCCAGTACACCTCCGGCACCACCGGTGCGCCCAAGGGGGTGACGCTGACCCACCACAACATTCTCAACAACGGCTACTTCGTCGGCGCCGGGATGAACCTGCAGCCGGCACAACGCGTGGTGATCCCGGTGCCGCTCTACCACTGCTTCGGCATGGTGATGGGCAACCTGGCATGTCTCACCCACCGCGCCACCATGATCTACCCCAACGCCGCCTTCGACCCGGCGGCCACCCTGCGTGCGGTGGAAGCCGAGCGCGCCGACGCCCTCTACGGCGTGCCCACCATGTTTATCGCCGAGCTCGAACACCCCGAGTTCGCCAACTTCGATCTCTCCAGCCTGCGCACCGGCATCATGGCCGGCTCCAACTGCCCGGTGGAGGTGATGAAACGGGTGATCGAGCGCATGCACATGGAAGCGGTCACCATCGCCTACGGCATGACCGAAACCAGCCCGGTGAGTCTGCAGACGCGCACCGACGCGCCGCTGGAGAAGCGCGTCTCCACCGTCGGCACCATTCATCCGCACCTGGAGGTGAAGATCATCGACCCGGCCAGCGGCCAGGTGCTCCCGCGCGGCACCAGCGGCGAACTCTGCACCCGCGGCTACAGCGTAATGCAGGGCTACTGGGACAACGACACCGCCACCCGCCAGGCGATCGACACCCACGGCTGGATGCACAGCGGCGACCTGGCGATGATGGACGACGACGGCTATGTGGCGATCACCGGGCGCATCAAGGACATGATCATCCGCGGCGGCGAGAACCTCTACCCGCGCGAGATCGAGGAGTTTCTCTACACCCACCCGGCAATCTCCGACGCCCAGGTGTTCGGCGTACCGGATGCCCGCTACGGCGAGGCGGTGGCGGTGTGGATACGCCTGGTGGAGGGCGCCGAACTCGACGCCGAAGGCGTGCGCGCCTACTGCCGCGAGCGCATCGCCCACCACAAGATTCCGCGCTACGTGAAGTTCGTCGACGACTTCCCGATGACCGTCAGCGGCAAGGTGCAGAAGTTCCGCATGCGCCAGGCGATGAGCGACGAACTGGAGCACTGAAAGCCGAGGCGGCCTCTGTCAGGCCGCCTTGACCACCGCCATGGTCAACCGCGACACGCACACCAGCCGGCCACGCTCGTCCTCGATACGGATCTCCCACAGCTGGGTGGTACTACCCAGATGTAGCGGCCGGGCACACCCTTCGACCCAGCCTTCACGCACCGCGCGCACGTGGTTGGCGTTGATCTCCATGCCCACCGCCATCTTGCTCTCGTCGGCCAGACACAGGTTCGCCGCGATGCTACCCAGCGTCTCCGCCAGCACCACCGAGGCGCCGCCGTGGAGCAGGCCATAGGGCTGGTGGGTGCGCGCATCCACCGGCATGCGCCCGCGCAGGCAGTCGTCACCCAGCTCGGTGAACTCGATCCCGATATGCGCGACCAGCGTCTGCTGGCACTGGGTGGCGAGGTCTTCCAGGGAAGCGGAACGTTTCCAGATCGACATCGATGGTCTCCTTGATCGACAGATAGGGGCAGCGGGGAGTCTCCCCCTTTCGGCTAGTTGGCGCGACACCACGTTGACGTTAACGTTAA
This genomic window contains:
- a CDS encoding SDR family NAD(P)-dependent oxidoreductase → MQLADHTFIVTGGGSGLGAATAQRLVAAGARVTLADHDEAAAQAHAESLGANALAVTADVTQAADAERVIAATRDHFGALHGLINCAGVAPAEKIHGKRGVHDLERFRRVVDINLIGTFNMLRLAVAAMQENPATEDDGERGVVINTASVAAYEGQIGQAAYAASKAGVVGLTLPAARELASSGIRVMAIAPGIFDTAMMQGMPEEVRESLNAKVPFPPRMGHAEEYAALACQILENRYLNGEVIRLDGGIRMSAR
- a CDS encoding hotdog fold thioesterase, with protein sequence MSIWKRSASLEDLATQCQQTLVAHIGIEFTELGDDCLRGRMPVDARTHQPYGLLHGGASVVLAETLGSIAANLCLADESKMAVGMEINANHVRAVREGWVEGCARPLHLGSTTQLWEIRIEDERGRLVCVSRLTMAVVKAA
- a CDS encoding AMP-binding protein; this encodes MSATAEFFAARDFLLAQREDYTRAYQDFRWPRLTHFNWALDVFDVQAAGNTRTALWLVDEDGGELKRSFDDMRRRSNQLANHLRAQGVKRGDALLLMLDNVVELWETLLAAIKLGAVIVPATTLLAAQDLPDRLQRGNIRHLVVGQAHTAKFDGLDPGLTRIAVGDTVPGWQAYDDAFDADDSFTPDAPTRADEPLLLYFTSGTTSRPKLVVHTHQSYPLGSLSTLYWIGLRPDDIHYNISSPGWAKHAWSNVFAPWNAGCTIFVYRAARFSAAATLDAIARYGVTTLCAPPTVWRHLIQEDLASYRTQLRALVGAGEPLNPEVIERVRRAWKLEIRDGYGQTETTAQIGNPPGQPMRAGSMGRPLPGYRIALLDADGQERDEGEIAIRLDERPVGLMQEYRDDAARMRQVLDEGYYRTGDVARRDADGYYWYIGRADDVFKSSDYRISPFELESLLIEHEAVAEAAVVPAPDELRLNVPKAYLTLRQGFEPDRDTALSILRFAAARLAPYQRIRRLEFFELPKTISGKIRRVELRAHAATAAADPNGTHDEYRESDFPELRQPPGTP
- a CDS encoding AMP-binding protein, whose amino-acid sequence is MHSHDPGASAHAQAPAPSYVSGTSEQPLLGLTIGDCLDAAASDCPDREALVSCHQNLRYTYAELRDEADRIARALLALGVERGDRVGIWSLNCAEWALTQLASAKLGAILVNLNPAYRARELEHALLQSGLSVLVLQGAHRAGGEIRSHYVDILCQLAPELRDAPAPNEEQRRLDCASLPQLKQVVCLDPELATPGMWRWDELHALAEAVPAERLAALQGELQFDDPINIQYTSGTTGAPKGVTLTHHNILNNGYFVGAGMNLQPAQRVVIPVPLYHCFGMVMGNLACLTHRATMIYPNAAFDPAATLRAVEAERADALYGVPTMFIAELEHPEFANFDLSSLRTGIMAGSNCPVEVMKRVIERMHMEAVTIAYGMTETSPVSLQTRTDAPLEKRVSTVGTIHPHLEVKIIDPASGQVLPRGTSGELCTRGYSVMQGYWDNDTATRQAIDTHGWMHSGDLAMMDDDGYVAITGRIKDMIIRGGENLYPREIEEFLYTHPAISDAQVFGVPDARYGEAVAVWIRLVEGAELDAEGVRAYCRERIAHHKIPRYVKFVDDFPMTVSGKVQKFRMRQAMSDELEH
- a CDS encoding acetyl-CoA C-acyltransferase yields the protein MNTPDPIVIVGAKRTPMGAFQGALGGLNCPQLGAAAIRGALEQARLGPDSLDELIMGCVLPAGQGQAPARQAALGAGLAESTPCTTVNKMCGSGMKAVMQAFDTLSLGHAAHAIAGGMESMSNAPYLLPKARAGLRMGHAQVLDHMFLDGLEDAYEPGRLMGTYAEDCAQAFGFGREAQDAYAIASLTRARQAIESGVFRDEIVALDAPTGRDTRRVDQDEQPHKANLERIPQLKPAFREGGSVTAANASSISDGAAALVLMRQREAERQGLTPLARLHGHASHAMRPGDFPVAPIHAVRKLYERLGWSRESVELYEINEAFAVVAMAAMRELDLDHERINVHGGACALGHPIGASGARIVVTLLNALAHHDLTRGVAAICIGGGEATAVGIERLR